In Flavobacterium sp. 83, the genomic window TAGCACGTCCCATAACTCTTAAATCTTCGACAGCCATTCTGATGGTTAATCCAGATTTGTTGATAATCATTAAATCATCAGCATCAGTAACTGCATTAATAGAAATCAGTTTACCTGTTTTTTCGGTAATATTTAAGGTTTTAACACCTTTACCACCACGGTTTGTAATTCTGTATTCATCAAGGCTTGAACGTTTTCCGTATCCGTTTTCCGCAACAACTAATATTTCGCTGCTCATATCATTCACAGTAACCATGCCAATAACTTCATCAGTATCATCTTTAAGAGTGATTCCACGAACTCCAGAAGCTGTTCTTCCCATTGGACGAGTTTTAGTTTCTTCAAAACGAACTAATTTACCGGATTTTACAGCCAAAATAATTTGACTTTCTCCATTAGTTAATTTTGCTTCTAATAATTCATCCCCTTCCTTGATAGTAATCGCAGCAACACCATTAACTCTAGGTTTAGAATATTTCTCTAAAGATGTTTTCTTAACCTGACCTTTTTTAGTCACCATAATAAGGTTATGGCTGTTGATATAGTCTTTATCTTTTAAATCTTGAGTACAAATAAACGCTTTAACTTTATCGTCGCTTTCAATGTTCACCAAGTTTTGGATTGCTCTACCTTTAGCTGTTTTACTTCCTTCAGGTATTTCATAAACACGCATCCAGAAACATTTACCTTTTTGAGTAAAGAACATCATATATTGGTGATTCGTTGCCACAAACATGTGTTCTAAGAAATCTTGATCTCTTGTTCCAGCGCTTTTTTGCCCAACTCCTCCTCTATTCTGAGTTTTGTATTCGGTAAGATTAGTACGTTTAATATAACCTGCATGAGAAATTGTGATTACCACATTTTCATCGGCAATTAAATCCTCAATACTTACATCTCCACCAGAATATTCAATTATAGAACGACGCTCATCTCCATATTTATCACGAATTTCAGTCAATTCTTCTTTAATCAAAGCAATCCTCAAGTTTACATCTGCTAATAAAGCTTTCAAATGCTCTATTAACTTCATGATTTCATCGTATTCCGTTCTTAACTTATCTTGTTCCAGACCTGTTAATTGACGCAAACGCATTTCAACAATTGCACGGGATTGAATATCTGATAAATTGAACCTTTCGATTAATTTTTCTCTTGCTTCTTCGGTACTTTTTGAAGCTTTGATTAAAGCAATTACTTCGTCAATATTATCAGAAGCAATAATCAAACCTTCTAATATGTGTGCTCTTGCTTCCGCTTTTTTCAATTCAAATTGGGTTCTGCGAGTCACCACATCATGACGATGTTCGATAAAATAATGAATCAAATCTTTCAGATTCAACATTTGCGGACGCCCTTTTACAATTGCAATATTGTTTACACTGAAAGAAGATTGTAATTGTGTAAACTTATATAGCGTATTTAAAACCACATTGGGTGTAGCATCACGTTTTAAAATATAAACGATACGCATTCCGTTTCTATCCGATTCGTCTCGGATATTAGCAATACCATCTATTTTTTTATCATTTACTAAGTCGGCGGTACGTTTAATCATATCCGCTTTATTGACTTGGTATGGAATTTCGGTAACGATAATACACTCACGACCATCCACTTCTTCAAAACCAACTTTGGCACGCATTACAATACGTCCTCTCCCAGTTTTAAATGCTTCACGAACGCCTTCATATCCATAAATAATACCACCTGTAGGAAAATCAGGAGCTTTGATATGGTTCATCAGCTCGTCAACTTCAATATCATTATTATCCATGTACGCTAACGTACCATTGATCACCTCAGTTAAATTATGAGGTGGCATATTCGTTGCCATACCTACCGCAATACCTGTTGCACCATTTATCAATAAGGTAGGAACACGAGTTGGCATTACTGTTGGCTCTTCTAATGTATCATCAAAATTTAATTTAAAATCAACTGTTTCTTTATCTATATCTGCCAAAATTTCTTCAGAAATCTTACGCATTCTGGCCTCCGTATAACGCATCGCTGCAGGACTATCGCCATCTACAGAACCAAAATTACCTTGACCGTCAATCAATAAATAACGCATACTCCATTCTTGTGCCATACGAACCATAGCATCATAAACAGAAGTATCACCATGTGGATGATACTTTCCTAGAACTTCCCCGACAATTCTTGCGGACTTTTTATGGGCAGATCTAGAGTTAACTCCTAAATCATGCATTCCAAATAATACTCTTCGATGTACTGGTTTCAAGCCATCTCTAACATCAGGAAGAGCTCTGGATACAATTACAGACATCGAATAATCGATGTAAGCAGTTTTCATTTCATCTTCAATGTTAATA contains:
- the gyrA gene encoding DNA gyrase subunit A yields the protein MSEGEKLIPINIEDEMKTAYIDYSMSVIVSRALPDVRDGLKPVHRRVLFGMHDLGVNSRSAHKKSARIVGEVLGKYHPHGDTSVYDAMVRMAQEWSMRYLLIDGQGNFGSVDGDSPAAMRYTEARMRKISEEILADIDKETVDFKLNFDDTLEEPTVMPTRVPTLLINGATGIAVGMATNMPPHNLTEVINGTLAYMDNNDIEVDELMNHIKAPDFPTGGIIYGYEGVREAFKTGRGRIVMRAKVGFEEVDGRECIIVTEIPYQVNKADMIKRTADLVNDKKIDGIANIRDESDRNGMRIVYILKRDATPNVVLNTLYKFTQLQSSFSVNNIAIVKGRPQMLNLKDLIHYFIEHRHDVVTRRTQFELKKAEARAHILEGLIIASDNIDEVIALIKASKSTEEAREKLIERFNLSDIQSRAIVEMRLRQLTGLEQDKLRTEYDEIMKLIEHLKALLADVNLRIALIKEELTEIRDKYGDERRSIIEYSGGDVSIEDLIADENVVITISHAGYIKRTNLTEYKTQNRGGVGQKSAGTRDQDFLEHMFVATNHQYMMFFTQKGKCFWMRVYEIPEGSKTAKGRAIQNLVNIESDDKVKAFICTQDLKDKDYINSHNLIMVTKKGQVKKTSLEKYSKPRVNGVAAITIKEGDELLEAKLTNGESQIILAVKSGKLVRFEETKTRPMGRTASGVRGITLKDDTDEVIGMVTVNDMSSEILVVAENGYGKRSSLDEYRITNRGGKGVKTLNITEKTGKLISINAVTDADDLMIINKSGLTIRMAVEDLRVMGRATQGVKLINIKGNDSIAAVTKVMKDDVAEVVVDEEGNVVETGAIERVKPVLEVLEDEGTEEDDEEDDSEDEDDSEDDNEDEESDDEV